In Dermacentor silvarum isolate Dsil-2018 chromosome 2, BIME_Dsil_1.4, whole genome shotgun sequence, the following proteins share a genomic window:
- the LOC125943288 gene encoding uncharacterized protein LOC125943288, whose translation MEGSLRAVTAADAGRGNSCFSVPKDYRIVLPPLPTGDGLKTTVVLHCDIAGRPYRIDDFRKPLKDANLIQQVSGIGAYQMSHVWLINFRTEDAKKTLLRAGHITVKDRVCLVIDPEKQEVRVKIHWLAFNVTNDAIRRAFMEFGEVKEVTNDKWKTADFESADSTSRVVRLVLRDGVSLERIPHQMRVGGGTVLVVVPGRAPICLRCHTTGHIRRDCRVPRCAECKAFGHEQADCSRSYARIASRSAACDSGELLMDEEDAERVAASAGTQAGSDGENAGASSEVESSVQEQSLAVETTVVDEASRGAGDGTQANAAESDKSDAGDATQADTAGFDKSGASQDNGGDAASTQAVKCSSANMDVDVPAIKRRLEDSVDPVREQRQRQQAKEGNYVTGKKKCVANTRRSSSLQRDDKAKL comes from the coding sequence atggaAGGCTCTCTCCGAGCTGTGACAGCGGCCGACGCCGGCCGTGGTAACTCGTGCTTCTCCGTACCCAAGGACTACCGTATTGTTCTGCCTCCTCTGCCCACCGGTGACGGACTGAAAACCACTGTCGTCCTGCACTGCGACATTGCAGGACGGCCTTACAGGATCGACGATTTTCGCAAGCCCTTAAAGGACGCCAACTTAATACAGCAGGTGAGCGGAATCGGTGCTTACCAGATGTCACATGTCTGGTTGATAAATTTCCGGACCGAAGACGCTAAGAAGACGCTACTTCGTGCAGGCCATATCACTGTTAAGGATCGTGTGTGCCTAGTGATTGATCCTGAAAAACAGGAGGTGCGCGTGAAGATTCACTGGCTGGCGTTCAACGTCACAAACGACGCTATACGCCGCGCCTTCATGGAATTCGGAGAAGTCAAGGAAGTGACCAACGACAAGTGGAAGACTGCTGATTTTGAATCCGCCGATTCGACAAGCAGGGTTGTGCGTCTTGTCCTCCGAGATGGAGTAAGCCTCGAGCGCATTCCCCATCAGATGCGAGTTGGAGGAGGAACGGTGCTGGTTGTTGTTCCGGGTCGTGCGCCCATATGCCTGAGATGCCACACCACAGGACATATTCGCCGTGACTGCAGAGTTCCACGCTGCGCGGAATGCAAGGCCTTCGGCCACGAACAAGCTGACTGCTCAAGATCCTATGCTCGCATCGCTAGTCGCAGCGCCGCTTGCGACAGCGGTGAACTTTTAATGGACGAGGAAGACGCAGAGCGGGTTGCAGCGTCTGCAGGAACGCAGGCCGGGTCTGACGGCGAAAACGCCGGAGCGTCCTCCGAAGTAGAAAGCAGCGTCCAGGAACAGTCGCTTGCTGTTGAGACCACCGTGGTGGACGAGGCCTCGCGCGGCGCGGGAGACGGTACACAGGCGAACGCTGCGGAATCCGACAAGAGCGACGCGGGAGACGCGACGCAGGCGGACACTGCGGGGTTCGACAAGAGCGGCGCGTCTCAGGACAACGGGGGAGACGCGGCGTCGACGCAAGCCGTGAAATGCAGTTCTGCGAACATGGATGTGGACGTTCCTGCTATAAAGCGTCGCCTCGAAGACAGCGTCGATCCTGTGCGCGAGCAACGACAGCGTCAACAGGCGAAGGAAGGAAACTACGTCACCGGCAAAAAGAAATGCGTCGCGAACACGCGGCGTTCGTCGTCGCTTCAGCGCGACGACAAAGCCAAGCTATAG